A window from Chrysemys picta bellii isolate R12L10 chromosome 2, ASM1138683v2, whole genome shotgun sequence encodes these proteins:
- the LOC135981638 gene encoding glucose-fructose oxidoreductase domain-containing protein 1-like, with protein MLPGVGVFGTSLTARVIIPLLKDEGFSVKAIWGRTQEEAEELAKEMSVPFYTSRIDEVLLHQDVDLVCINLPPPLTRQIAVKTLVAPRGQPGQDLILVPKYWQHVYPRSRGNVSGSEVIHESNL; from the exons atgCTGCCCGGGGTGGGGGTGTTCGGCACCAGCCTCACCGCCCGGGTCATCATCCCGCTGCTGAAGGACGAGGGCTTCTCGGTCAAAGCGATTTGGGGCCGGACccaggaggaggcggaggagctGGCCAAGGAGATGAGCGTCCCCTTCTACACCAGCCGGATAGACGAGGTCTTGCTGCACCAGGACGTGGACCTGGTCTGCATCAACCTGCCGCCACCGCTCACCAGGCAGATCGCGGTCAAAACCCTGG tagcacctagaggccagcCAGGTCAGGACCTCATTCTGGTACCAAAATACTGGCAGCACGTCTACCCCAGAAGTAGAGGTAACGTCAGTGGTAGTGAAGTGATTCATGAATCTAATCTATAA